The following proteins are encoded in a genomic region of Triticum dicoccoides isolate Atlit2015 ecotype Zavitan chromosome 1B, WEW_v2.0, whole genome shotgun sequence:
- the LOC119349205 gene encoding probable WRKY transcription factor 57 has product MAAVGAAPLLYQQQAQAVGDGCYFSSMSSHFSHGGISSTSSSPASSFSAALSATPAIAADPEAQFDISEYLFEEGAFSASLTPVVPVPAVAAAGASSATAVTAMSAAESAAAAERPRTERIAFRTRSEIEILDDGYKWRKYGKKSVKNSPNPRNYYRCSTEGCNVKKRVERDRDDPAYVVTTYEGTHSHVSPSTVYYASQDAASGRFFVAGTHPPPGSLN; this is encoded by the exons ATGGCGGCAGTCGGAGCGGCACCACTGCTCTACCAACAGCAGGCGCAGGCGGTGGGCGACGGCTGCTACTTCTCTTCCATGTCCTCCCACTTCTCCCACGGGGGAATCAGCTCCACCTCCTCCAGCCCGGCCTCCAGCTTCTCCGCCGCGCTCAGCGCcacgccggcgatcgccgccgaccCCGAGGCGCAGTTCGACATCTCCGAGTACCTCTTCGAAGAGGGCGCGTTCTCCGCGTCGCTCACGCCCGTCGTCCCCGTGCCGGCCGTTGCCGCGGCTGGTGCGAGTTCGGCGACCGCGGTGACTGCGATGAGCGctgccgagtcggcggcggcggcggagcggccgCGGACGGAGCGCATCGCGTTCCGGACGAGGTCGGAGATCGAGATCCTCGACGACGGCTACAAGTGGCGCAAGTACGGCAAGAAGTCCGTCAAGAACAGCCCAAACCCAAG GAACTACTACCGGTGCTCGACGGAAGGGTGCAACGTGAAGAAGCGGGTGGAGCGGGACCGGGACGACCCGGCGTACGTGGTGACCACGTACGAGGGCACGCACAGCCACGTCAGCCCCAGCACCGTCTACTACGCCAGCCAGGACGCCGCCTCCGGCCGCTTCTTCGTCGCCGGCACGCACCCGCCGCCAGGCTCACTCAACTGA